From one Pseudomonas sp. B21-048 genomic stretch:
- a CDS encoding DUF1003 domain-containing protein, with translation MSTPTRKIETEFTGPVDHLRFHRPHAHLASTFGNDRFALRAEAFARFFGTPTFLGAQTLIVVVWICLNLSGVTDFDVYPFILLNLAFSLQAAYAAPLILLAQTRQAARDKAQSDADARHREALAIANSERQVQAARNTAQLMELLEQNTRLTEITKTLTERIESLTSEMHQHFVGKEPPKA, from the coding sequence ATGAGTACCCCAACCCGCAAAATCGAAACCGAATTCACCGGCCCCGTCGATCACCTGCGCTTCCATCGCCCACATGCTCACCTCGCGTCGACGTTTGGCAACGACCGTTTTGCCCTGCGCGCCGAGGCCTTTGCACGGTTCTTCGGCACGCCGACTTTTCTCGGCGCCCAGACCCTGATTGTGGTGGTCTGGATTTGCCTGAACTTGTCAGGCGTAACCGATTTCGATGTGTACCCGTTCATCCTGCTTAACCTGGCGTTCAGCCTGCAAGCGGCCTATGCCGCGCCGCTGATTCTGCTGGCCCAGACACGTCAGGCGGCGCGGGACAAGGCCCAGTCAGACGCCGATGCGCGACATCGTGAAGCCTTGGCCATCGCCAACAGTGAACGCCAGGTCCAGGCCGCGCGAAACACCGCGCAACTGATGGAGCTGCTGGAGCAAAACACCCGGCTCACCGAAATCACCAAGACCCTGACCGAACGTATCGAAAGCCTGACGTCGGAAATGCATCAACACTTCGTAGGCAAAGAGCCGCCGAAAGCGTGA
- a CDS encoding LysR family transcriptional regulator, giving the protein MLIPGSHYRLAFMQSILALSQVVNAPTHYRLDYPDLSLILALVRGGSLARASALLKVDVSTVFRAVRRLEAALGQQLFEKSRAGYLPTTLAQTLAEQAEHAEQALEAARIGVEQGGEIISGTVRLTCTDSVLQSLLLPALARFMPSYPALTLELCTSNDFANLSRHDADVALRLTRTPPEHLVGRRLADISYRVCASAAYLQSVDSHELAALTWIAPDDFLPDHPTVAWRRQQLPGVTPSYRCNSMLSVTELVRAGLGVAALPDFLIGDGLQPLTDPLHGYDAALWLLTRPDCRALRSVVTLFDELGRALKLP; this is encoded by the coding sequence TTGTTGATTCCTGGCAGCCACTATAGATTGGCGTTCATGCAATCAATATTGGCGTTATCCCAAGTGGTCAATGCACCGACGCACTATCGACTGGACTACCCGGACCTGTCCCTGATCCTCGCCCTGGTGCGCGGCGGCTCTCTGGCCCGGGCATCAGCGTTGTTGAAGGTCGATGTCTCGACGGTGTTTCGCGCCGTCCGCCGACTGGAAGCGGCGCTGGGTCAGCAACTGTTTGAAAAGAGCCGTGCCGGTTACCTGCCGACCACGCTGGCACAGACGTTGGCCGAGCAGGCTGAACACGCCGAACAAGCGCTGGAGGCTGCGCGCATTGGCGTGGAGCAGGGCGGTGAAATCATCAGCGGCACCGTGCGCCTGACCTGCACCGACTCGGTCCTGCAAAGTTTGTTGTTGCCAGCACTGGCGAGGTTCATGCCGTCCTATCCGGCGCTGACCCTTGAACTCTGCACCTCCAACGACTTTGCCAACCTCAGCCGTCACGATGCCGACGTCGCCTTGCGGCTGACCCGCACACCGCCCGAGCATTTGGTTGGCCGGCGGCTGGCGGATATTTCCTACCGGGTCTGTGCCAGCGCGGCCTATCTACAATCGGTCGATTCCCACGAGCTGGCTGCTTTGACCTGGATCGCTCCGGACGACTTTCTGCCTGATCACCCCACCGTCGCCTGGCGTCGTCAGCAGTTGCCTGGTGTGACACCGAGTTATCGCTGCAACAGCATGTTATCGGTGACCGAATTGGTACGGGCCGGGCTGGGTGTCGCGGCGTTGCCGGACTTCCTCATCGGTGACGGACTGCAACCGTTGACCGACCCCTTGCACGGTTACGACGCCGCGCTGTGGTTGCTGACTCGCCCGGACTGCCGCGCGTTGCGTTCGGTGGTGACGTTGTTCGATGAATTGGGGCGGGCGCTGAAGTTGCCTTGA
- a CDS encoding CTP synthase yields the protein METNAIRIALIGDHDPQVTAHQAIPVALGMAVEHIGKDIPFQWLATDSINAETPLDDFDGFWCVPASPYRDMGGALRAIRFAREQQRPFLGTCGGFQHAVLEFARNVLGWQDAEHGETSPEATRALLTPLACSLVEAVDSIHLVEGSLIAKAYEKTETREGYHCRYGVNPEFERALLKQQLHAVGHDSAGDLRAVELKDHPFFVATLFQPERAALKGILPPLVRALIEACARQKS from the coding sequence ATGGAAACCAACGCCATCCGCATCGCCCTGATCGGCGATCACGACCCACAAGTCACCGCCCACCAAGCCATTCCCGTCGCCCTCGGCATGGCCGTTGAACACATAGGCAAGGACATACCCTTTCAATGGTTGGCCACCGACAGCATCAACGCCGAAACGCCACTGGATGACTTCGATGGTTTCTGGTGCGTGCCTGCCAGCCCGTATCGCGACATGGGCGGCGCTTTACGGGCGATCCGTTTTGCCCGCGAGCAACAGCGACCGTTCCTTGGCACGTGCGGCGGCTTTCAGCACGCGGTGCTCGAATTCGCCCGCAACGTTCTGGGCTGGCAGGATGCCGAACACGGCGAGACCTCGCCCGAGGCGACGCGGGCGTTACTCACGCCGCTGGCCTGCTCGCTGGTGGAAGCTGTCGACAGTATTCATTTGGTTGAAGGCTCGTTGATCGCCAAGGCGTACGAAAAGACTGAGACTCGTGAGGGATATCACTGCCGTTATGGTGTGAATCCTGAGTTTGAACGGGCACTACTGAAACAACAGTTACACGCGGTTGGCCACGATTCGGCGGGGGATCTGCGAGCGGTGGAGCTGAAAGATCATCCATTCTTCGTCGCCACGTTATTCCAACCGGAACGCGCCGCGCTCAAGGGTATTCTGCCGCCGTTGGTCCGTGCGTTGATCGAGGCTTGTGCGAGGCAAAAATCGTGA
- a CDS encoding antibiotic biosynthesis monooxygenase translates to MIAPTPATPYYAVIFTSLRTDGDHGYEQAAERMVALAREQPGFLGVESARGADGLGITVSYWDSEAAILAWKHHPEHSAIRERGRSTWYSACHTRVCRVERAYLFKQ, encoded by the coding sequence GTGATTGCCCCGACACCTGCAACGCCTTATTACGCAGTGATTTTCACCTCGCTGCGCACCGACGGCGATCACGGTTACGAACAGGCCGCCGAACGTATGGTGGCACTGGCCCGTGAGCAACCCGGCTTTCTTGGCGTGGAATCGGCCCGGGGTGCGGATGGGCTCGGGATTACGGTGTCGTACTGGGACAGCGAAGCGGCGATCCTGGCCTGGAAACACCATCCCGAGCACAGTGCGATTCGTGAGCGTGGGCGGTCGACCTGGTATTCGGCGTGTCATACGCGGGTGTGCAGGGTTGAGCGGGCGTATCTGTTTAAGCAGTGA
- a CDS encoding DUF2025 family protein, with protein MRITSQLICQAADQLKGFVGLNRKTGQYIVRFSEDSFGMDVADEGIIPTSEFVWAPGPEQTMTLKRELIQLLLDQNIDDQINITEPLRVYMNRRDVPQITAMRSLVRG; from the coding sequence ATGCGCATCACTTCCCAGCTCATTTGCCAGGCCGCCGACCAACTCAAAGGCTTTGTTGGTCTCAATCGCAAGACCGGCCAGTACATCGTTCGTTTCAGCGAAGACTCGTTCGGCATGGACGTGGCCGACGAGGGCATCATCCCCACCAGTGAATTCGTCTGGGCACCCGGCCCCGAGCAGACCATGACGCTCAAGCGCGAACTGATCCAGTTGCTGCTGGACCAGAACATCGATGACCAGATCAACATCACCGAACCGTTGCGGGTGTACATGAACCGGCGGGACGTGCCGCAGATTACGGCGATGAGGAGTTTGGTGCGGGGGTGA
- a CDS encoding glycerophosphodiester phosphodiesterase, which translates to MPVTFTKSALLLSLMLGLGQAQATSEPNPTALATRLGIPHPAVIAHRGASFDAPESTAAAYKLARDLGADYLEMDLQRSKDGVLFALHDNNLQRTTDVATKFPERKDSPANEFTIAELKTLDAGSWFNSAYPDRARPSYAGLKILTLDEIIDIAQGNPLHKPGLYIETKEPKQFPGIERDLKDKLQDRGWLSPAGSKLAKSNLAVGQGKGKGKVVLQTFEKTSLELLEKEMPQVPKILLLWVGEGSIEPKSKVTFAESGDKDKATWYAKQEPKDKAEFQQWVEYAKAQGAIGTGPSAALTQRGDQSYSDLVQPWMNQYTHDQGLLVHVYTIDDAVDYQKVTDAGVDGIFTNRASELLKFYKRPAAASVAQLLQNNGY; encoded by the coding sequence ATGCCTGTCACCTTTACCAAGAGCGCCCTGCTGCTGAGCCTGATGCTCGGCCTCGGTCAGGCACAGGCCACCAGCGAGCCAAACCCCACCGCGCTGGCGACTCGCTTGGGCATTCCGCATCCGGCGGTGATCGCCCATCGTGGTGCGTCGTTCGATGCACCGGAATCCACCGCGGCGGCCTACAAACTGGCTCGCGACCTGGGTGCCGATTACCTGGAAATGGATCTGCAACGCAGCAAGGATGGCGTGCTATTCGCCCTGCACGACAACAACCTGCAACGCACCACCGACGTCGCCACAAAATTCCCTGAGCGCAAGGACAGCCCCGCCAACGAATTCACGATCGCCGAACTCAAAACCCTGGACGCCGGCAGCTGGTTCAACAGCGCTTACCCGGACCGCGCGCGTCCGAGCTACGCGGGGCTTAAGATCCTGACCCTGGACGAAATCATCGACATCGCCCAGGGCAACCCACTGCACAAGCCGGGCCTGTACATCGAGACCAAGGAGCCAAAGCAGTTTCCCGGCATCGAGCGTGACCTCAAGGATAAATTGCAGGACCGCGGCTGGCTGAGTCCGGCCGGTTCAAAACTGGCGAAGAGCAATCTGGCGGTCGGCCAAGGCAAAGGCAAAGGCAAAGTGGTGCTGCAAACCTTCGAGAAGACCAGCCTCGAATTGCTTGAGAAGGAAATGCCGCAAGTGCCGAAAATCCTGTTGCTGTGGGTGGGCGAAGGCAGCATCGAGCCGAAATCCAAAGTGACGTTCGCCGAGTCCGGCGACAAGGATAAAGCGACCTGGTACGCCAAGCAGGAACCAAAAGACAAAGCCGAGTTCCAGCAATGGGTCGAATACGCCAAGGCCCAGGGCGCTATCGGCACCGGCCCTTCGGCCGCACTGACCCAGCGCGGCGATCAGAGCTATTCGGACCTGGTGCAACCGTGGATGAACCAGTACACCCACGATCAGGGCCTGCTGGTACACGTCTACACCATCGACGATGCCGTGGATTATCAGAAAGTGACGGATGCCGGCGTCGACGGCATCTTCACCAATCGCGCCAGCGAACTGCTGAAGTTCTATAAGCGTCCGGCGGCGGCGAGCGTTGCGCAGTTGTTGCAGAACAACGGGTATTGA
- a CDS encoding PepSY domain-containing protein — protein sequence MKTLTALFTAATLTLTAGLAQADVRIDQIPELVKSGKIKPLEELNQAALKLHPGATITDTDLDNHFNGYEYEVELRMADGTEWDVDFDATTGKVLSDKQDK from the coding sequence ATGAAAACCTTAACTGCCCTATTCACCGCCGCTACCCTGACGCTCACCGCTGGCTTGGCGCAGGCTGACGTTCGTATCGACCAGATCCCTGAGTTGGTCAAGAGTGGCAAGATCAAACCCCTGGAAGAACTGAATCAGGCCGCCCTGAAGTTGCACCCGGGTGCCACGATTACCGACACCGACCTGGATAACCACTTCAACGGTTACGAATATGAAGTTGAACTGCGTATGGCGGATGGCACTGAGTGGGACGTCGACTTTGATGCCACCACGGGCAAGGTTTTGAGCGACAAACAAGACAAATGA
- a CDS encoding GAF domain-containing sensor histidine kinase, whose protein sequence is MGQTAAADIATISRISAVPAILQVISELTGLRFAAVARVIEDSWIACAVLDRLDVGLQVGDELDLVSTLCNEIRLGHHSVVIDKASEDPLYRNHHTPSTYPFESYMAVPIVRTDGRFFGTLCAFDPTPAPLKSSTIQSTMESFARMLALQIEAEENLQRTEASLIKKRKTAELREQFIAVLGHDLRNPLFAISAGAEMLLRKVSDPANEQRARHILTSAQRATKLVDDVLDFARGSLGRGIPMNIEPCPDLGDALRHVISEIQSIHPKRIIQSSIGDLSNIHCDRERVAQLLSNLVANAVVHGDPDGPVEVSAQIKEGHFVLRVKNQGLIAEDALPHLFQPYSKPADARPQAGLGLGLYIASQIAQSHGGKLEVVSTELQGTTFIFSLLPRT, encoded by the coding sequence ATGGGGCAAACAGCGGCAGCAGACATCGCCACAATCAGCCGGATCAGCGCGGTGCCGGCGATTCTTCAGGTAATCAGTGAGTTGACCGGGTTGCGGTTCGCGGCGGTGGCGCGTGTTATCGAAGATTCCTGGATTGCTTGCGCGGTGCTCGATCGACTGGATGTCGGTTTGCAAGTGGGCGATGAACTGGATCTGGTCTCCACCCTGTGCAACGAAATTCGCCTGGGCCACCACTCGGTGGTGATCGACAAGGCCAGTGAAGATCCGCTGTATCGCAATCACCACACGCCCAGCACTTATCCATTCGAAAGCTACATGGCCGTCCCGATAGTGCGCACAGACGGGCGCTTTTTCGGCACCCTTTGTGCCTTTGATCCCACTCCGGCGCCGCTCAAGTCCAGCACGATCCAGAGCACCATGGAGTCTTTCGCCCGGATGCTGGCGCTGCAGATCGAAGCCGAAGAAAACCTGCAACGGACCGAAGCGTCGCTGATCAAGAAACGTAAAACCGCCGAATTGCGCGAACAGTTCATCGCCGTGCTCGGCCATGACCTGCGCAACCCCTTGTTTGCCATTAGCGCCGGTGCCGAAATGCTTCTGCGTAAAGTCTCTGACCCCGCAAATGAGCAACGCGCCCGGCACATCCTCACCAGCGCCCAACGTGCGACCAAACTGGTCGATGACGTGCTGGACTTCGCCCGGGGCTCACTGGGACGGGGCATTCCCATGAACATCGAGCCGTGCCCGGATCTGGGAGATGCATTGCGGCATGTCATTTCCGAGATCCAGAGCATTCACCCTAAACGCATCATTCAGTCGTCGATTGGCGACCTGAGCAACATTCATTGCGATCGCGAGCGGGTCGCACAGTTGCTGTCCAATCTGGTGGCGAACGCAGTTGTCCATGGAGACCCCGACGGCCCGGTCGAGGTCAGCGCGCAAATCAAGGAAGGGCACTTTGTGTTGAGGGTAAAAAACCAGGGGCTGATTGCCGAGGATGCGCTGCCGCACCTGTTCCAGCCCTACTCCAAACCAGCCGACGCAAGACCGCAGGCCGGCCTCGGGTTGGGGTTGTACATTGCCAGTCAGATTGCGCAGTCCCATGGCGGGAAACTGGAGGTGGTCTCGACCGAGCTACAGGGTACGACGTTCATCTTCAGCTTGCTCCCACGGACTTGA
- a CDS encoding methyl-accepting chemotaxis protein has product MFLQKSLRAQILALLSGSLLAMLLIALACFHFLSNGVQNYANLIEGPLHTSQLIDEANLQFKVQVQEWKNVLLRGKEPANLDKYWKQFEDRQRDVQGILGELAGQKGIEPQLKTRIERLREEHRVLGAAYQKGRDAYAAAGADPETGDNAVKGVDRAASEQMNELVSELRKQGIEQSKLISASAAQTVLLGLVVMLLSGVLIGLLSLWLVNRNLVEPIRKLIDYVTQLSQGRFAERVASTRQDELGNLAKAANTLRDFLAETFSRLQRSATDLNTASGELNSIAGLMASGTNEQFSRTDQVATAMNEMSATAQEVARHAADAARAADDADQSAQQSEKVMQGTIHTITQMRGEIANTATVIRRLEEDSGRIGKVLEVIRGIAEQTNLLALNAAIEAARAGEAGRGFAVVADEVRSLAQRTAASIIEINQIIQTVQTGAVDAAQAIESGQSRSEQSVEQVTQAGAMLERITHAVEAIRDMNRQIATAAEEQTSVAEDISRNLTEITSIASTNLDNVQRTEAASHNLHGLSGQLNEVTARLSA; this is encoded by the coding sequence ATGTTTTTGCAAAAGTCCCTGCGAGCACAAATTCTTGCCCTGTTGAGCGGCAGCCTGCTGGCGATGTTGCTGATCGCGTTGGCCTGCTTTCACTTTCTGTCCAATGGCGTTCAGAACTACGCGAACCTGATTGAAGGTCCGTTGCACACCTCGCAATTGATTGATGAAGCCAACCTGCAATTCAAGGTGCAGGTTCAGGAGTGGAAAAACGTTCTGCTGCGCGGCAAGGAACCTGCGAACCTGGACAAATACTGGAAGCAGTTCGAGGACCGCCAGCGCGACGTGCAGGGCATTCTCGGCGAACTGGCCGGGCAGAAGGGCATCGAGCCGCAACTCAAGACTCGCATCGAACGCCTGCGTGAAGAGCATCGTGTATTAGGTGCGGCCTATCAGAAGGGCCGTGATGCCTACGCCGCTGCCGGTGCCGACCCAGAGACCGGCGACAACGCGGTCAAAGGTGTCGACCGTGCGGCCAGCGAACAGATGAATGAATTGGTCAGCGAACTGCGCAAACAGGGCATCGAACAATCGAAGCTGATCAGTGCCAGCGCCGCTCAGACTGTATTGCTGGGGCTCGTGGTGATGCTGCTGTCGGGAGTGTTGATTGGCCTGTTGAGCCTGTGGCTGGTCAACCGCAACCTGGTGGAGCCGATTCGCAAACTGATCGACTACGTGACACAACTCAGCCAGGGCCGCTTTGCCGAACGCGTGGCCAGCACCCGTCAGGACGAGTTGGGCAACCTGGCCAAGGCCGCCAATACCTTGCGCGATTTCCTCGCCGAAACTTTCAGTCGTTTACAGCGCAGTGCGACGGATCTGAACACCGCCAGCGGCGAGCTGAATTCCATTGCCGGCCTCATGGCCAGTGGCACCAACGAGCAGTTCAGCCGTACCGATCAGGTGGCTACGGCGATGAACGAGATGTCCGCCACTGCGCAAGAAGTCGCGCGCCACGCAGCCGATGCGGCACGTGCGGCCGATGATGCTGATCAGTCCGCCCAGCAGAGCGAAAAAGTCATGCAGGGCACCATTCATACCATCACCCAAATGCGCGGCGAAATTGCCAACACCGCCACGGTTATCCGTCGTCTGGAAGAAGACAGCGGACGCATCGGCAAGGTCTTGGAAGTGATTCGCGGCATCGCCGAACAAACCAACCTGCTGGCGCTCAACGCGGCGATCGAAGCGGCCCGTGCCGGTGAAGCCGGCCGCGGATTTGCGGTGGTCGCCGATGAAGTACGCAGCCTGGCCCAGCGCACGGCAGCGTCGATCATCGAGATCAATCAGATCATTCAAACCGTGCAAACCGGTGCTGTGGACGCGGCCCAAGCCATCGAAAGCGGCCAGTCGCGCAGTGAGCAAAGTGTCGAGCAAGTAACCCAGGCTGGCGCCATGCTCGAGCGCATCACTCATGCCGTGGAAGCCATTCGCGACATGAACCGCCAGATCGCCACCGCCGCTGAAGAGCAGACTTCAGTGGCCGAAGACATCTCGCGTAACCTCACCGAAATCACCAGCATCGCCAGTACCAACCTGGACAACGTGCAGCGCACTGAAGCGGCCAGCCACAATCTGCATGGGTTGTCGGGGCAGTTGAATGAAGTGACGGCGCGGTTGAGCGCCTAG
- a CDS encoding transporter has product MNHSIDQRHRDSDLFGLLYGFSFRPGERGQEIDSAKALHCLQQPDDSDEFLWLHLNLAHAACERWMKSHLALPDEFFEALHEGSRSTRIEHVDSALLAVVNDVVFNLSSMVSSDVSTLWVCARSRLIISARLQPLHSVDKLRSSVKAGECFRSPLELLVHLLRDQGEVLTQIVRKTSLSVDQVEDELLSSRLSTNRAELGANRRVLVRLQRLLALEPGSLLRLLNRPPQWLQKEDVKELRKSTEEFALIINDLTALGERIKLLQEEIAANLNEQSNRTLFTLTVVTVLALPINIIAGFFGMNVGGVPLSGDPEGFWILVALVATFTLIAGRWAFRKRQDY; this is encoded by the coding sequence ATGAACCACAGCATCGACCAGCGCCATCGCGATTCCGACCTGTTCGGCCTCCTTTACGGCTTCAGTTTTCGCCCCGGCGAGCGCGGTCAGGAAATCGATTCGGCCAAGGCGCTGCACTGCCTTCAACAACCGGACGACAGTGATGAATTCCTCTGGTTGCACCTGAACCTGGCCCACGCCGCATGCGAGCGCTGGATGAAAAGCCATCTGGCATTGCCTGACGAGTTTTTCGAAGCCTTGCACGAAGGTTCCCGTTCGACGCGCATCGAGCATGTCGATTCGGCGTTGCTGGCGGTGGTCAACGACGTGGTGTTCAACCTCAGCAGCATGGTCTCCTCGGATGTCTCGACGCTGTGGGTCTGTGCCCGCAGCCGGCTGATCATCAGCGCCCGACTGCAACCGCTGCACTCGGTGGACAAGCTGCGCTCTTCGGTGAAGGCCGGTGAATGCTTTCGCTCACCGCTGGAATTGCTGGTGCATTTACTGCGCGATCAGGGCGAAGTGCTGACGCAGATCGTGCGCAAGACCAGCCTCAGCGTCGATCAGGTCGAAGATGAGTTGCTGTCTTCGCGCCTGTCGACCAACCGGGCTGAGCTGGGCGCCAACCGCCGGGTGCTGGTGCGCCTGCAACGGTTGCTGGCGCTGGAGCCGGGCTCGTTGCTGCGCCTGCTCAATCGTCCGCCGCAATGGTTGCAGAAAGAGGACGTCAAGGAGCTGCGCAAGTCCACCGAAGAGTTTGCGCTGATCATCAACGACCTCACGGCCCTCGGTGAACGGATCAAGCTGTTGCAGGAAGAAATCGCCGCCAACCTCAACGAACAAAGCAACCGCACGCTGTTCACCCTGACCGTGGTCACGGTGCTGGCGCTGCCGATCAACATCATCGCCGGTTTCTTCGGCATGAACGTCGGCGGCGTGCCGCTTTCCGGTGACCCAGAGGGGTTCTGGATTCTGGTGGCGCTGGTCGCGACGTTTACCCTGATTGCCGGGCGCTGGGCGTTTCGCAAGCGCCAGGATTATTGA
- a CDS encoding inorganic phosphate transporter: MATPSFTASAQAPASSAKLQLDKKPGLLTLVLFFAVLSSGLLFTAYSLMHDMSELGTVVTTWTPFLLLGVALLIALGFEFVNGFHDTANAVATVIYTHSLPPHFAVVWSGFFNFLGVLLSSGAVAFGIIALLPVELILQVGSSAGFAMIFALLIAAILWNLGTWWLGLPASSSHTLIGSIIGVGVANALMHGRDGTSGVDWAQATKVGYALLLSPLIGFAFAALLLLALRAFVKNRALYKAPKGDTPPPWWIRGMLILTCTGVSFAHGSNDGQKGMGLIMLILVGTLPMAYALNRTMPADQSLQFAAVAEVTQQALMKNSPVPAPADPRPVLTDYMRSKEATPQLIPALAALAGHIGNEVKGYGSLSKVPAEAMGNVRNDMYLTSETIRLMDKNKVGNFDADTAGKLLLFKQQIDNATRFIPLWVKIAVAIALGLGTMVGWKRIVVTVGEKIGKTHLTYAQGASAETVAMLTIGAADMFGLPVSTTHVLSSGVAGTMVANGGGLQMKTIRNLLMAWVLTLPAAIVLSGSLYWLFTKLF; the protein is encoded by the coding sequence ATGGCCACGCCTTCCTTCACCGCCTCTGCCCAGGCTCCCGCCAGCAGCGCCAAACTGCAGCTCGATAAAAAACCTGGTCTGCTCACCCTTGTGCTGTTCTTTGCGGTGCTGAGCAGCGGGCTGTTGTTCACCGCCTACAGTCTGATGCACGACATGAGCGAACTCGGCACGGTGGTCACCACCTGGACGCCGTTTCTGCTGTTGGGCGTCGCACTGTTGATTGCTCTGGGCTTTGAGTTCGTCAACGGTTTTCACGACACCGCGAACGCCGTGGCGACGGTGATTTATACCCACTCCTTGCCGCCGCATTTCGCGGTGGTCTGGTCCGGATTTTTCAACTTTCTGGGGGTGTTGCTGTCGAGCGGCGCGGTGGCGTTCGGCATCATCGCCCTGTTACCGGTGGAGCTGATTCTGCAAGTCGGTTCCTCCGCCGGTTTCGCGATGATCTTCGCCCTGTTGATCGCCGCGATCCTGTGGAACCTCGGCACCTGGTGGCTGGGTTTGCCGGCGTCTTCGTCGCACACCCTGATCGGCTCGATCATCGGGGTCGGCGTGGCCAACGCGCTGATGCACGGCCGTGACGGCACCAGTGGCGTGGATTGGGCCCAGGCAACCAAAGTGGGTTACGCGCTGTTGTTGTCACCGCTGATCGGCTTCGCGTTTGCCGCGTTGCTGTTGCTGGCATTGCGCGCCTTCGTCAAAAATCGCGCGTTGTACAAAGCGCCGAAGGGCGACACCCCGCCACCGTGGTGGATTCGTGGCATGTTGATTCTGACTTGCACCGGTGTGTCGTTCGCCCACGGTTCCAACGACGGCCAGAAAGGCATGGGCCTGATCATGCTGATTCTGGTCGGTACCCTGCCAATGGCGTATGCGCTGAACCGGACCATGCCGGCGGATCAGTCCCTGCAGTTCGCTGCGGTGGCTGAAGTCACCCAGCAAGCCCTGATGAAAAACTCGCCGGTGCCGGCGCCCGCCGATCCACGCCCGGTGCTGACCGATTACATGCGCAGCAAGGAAGCCACGCCGCAACTGATCCCCGCCCTCGCCGCGCTGGCGGGCCACATCGGTAACGAAGTGAAGGGTTACGGCTCACTGTCGAAAGTCCCGGCCGAAGCGATGGGCAACGTGCGTAACGACATGTACCTGACCAGCGAAACCATTCGCCTGATGGACAAGAACAAGGTAGGCAACTTTGATGCCGACACCGCCGGCAAGCTGCTACTGTTCAAGCAACAGATCGACAACGCCACACGGTTCATTCCGCTGTGGGTGAAGATCGCGGTGGCCATCGCCCTGGGGCTGGGCACCATGGTCGGCTGGAAACGCATCGTGGTGACGGTCGGCGAAAAAATCGGCAAGACACACCTGACCTACGCCCAGGGCGCCTCGGCGGAAACCGTGGCGATGCTGACCATCGGCGCCGCTGACATGTTCGGCCTGCCGGTGTCGACCACCCACGTGTTGTCTTCAGGCGTGGCCGGGACCATGGTTGCCAACGGTGGTGGCTTGCAGATGAAGACCATCCGCAATCTGCTGATGGCCTGGGTACTGACCTTGCCGGCGGCGATTGTGTTGTCGGGCAGTTTGTATTGGTTGTTCACCAAGCTGTTTTGA